One Solanum lycopersicum chromosome 4, SLM_r2.1 DNA window includes the following coding sequences:
- the LOC101244480 gene encoding uncharacterized protein At1g21580 isoform X4 yields MDLPPYHHQHHRHHHHRYVQPPPNFSHNPNFFHHLPPPPQPPQQRLPPPPPLLSNLPPPPPQRHISHPPLPPSPSLPLHHKSQFSFPSRHSENPRYDYHQNRSPPRVSSNITLNQPPYQLPHPHPSSFHYNDHYHKPPPPPPPRFIVTDFTSSGLRENRASSVNDSQEPLRIRRDVNSKYDDDERYRLERRRMEIDIKPWRDFRKSPGNYDVRVDRYEGERWEYGDNVDEVLVGSSSRRVSSLDNGNDCTDVRFSNRLRVDKEEIHRSPQKKQVQKKSALLRIQCGKANNRSRNQDYDLSSGAVRGKQKDVFERLEKRVEEREGSQMELDVSFKSNALVAKAIMTPSSSAIDSDRSEAPRCKKIRKVNFSGSPTKRIGDDSGKGYGSANDSGFRPSSNQEFNCLADKITVSAVGSSSNCTLDSYKDSRHLADKSTDSIDGRTSNGTLNNNKESQLLPDEATVSVASRASNSTSLLSSTVTNDLTGTKESKESAENKVLNQGSNHVEKFRLPFFIIRKKKVPKKKVINPINVKLPSDEVVSKLEKPFKLSAVSKDESLEQSNSDGKKASPAKVLVSSSMDSEIYGVADYTSRSVQSVPSTMNFETCMIEVQNEPTSSDLDNTGHVGGHSEDELRVSEDGPIKESSESMACEERNGDAVLSSLDGREIHKDEVSSSTEDTYISADSGLGFSDGKKNAVAVIGSFGAGCVEPSSDSNVVPLLNNIENGLRESFFNANDSCSNSDETGRTAVDNDLQTADCLSNSDPRAGTFGGSFESCVDGLTLSPEMRHTKGSINAGVSVGDDVRIIVDDDCLPKVTRKRKIMDDESVMPTTKMSKTEENVVSSLLGQGNNFSCFREDRASEEEDGTVSGYGTDSLKGDHSYGGPSEVELSLQDCFKDDSESCSTKRAKKSEVSSPAKVKSAPCVTTYEEPSSRPITMPMINDVSVTELESPNTLTNVDDSPLARPSVNVLESSSIAKGVCQAEPFEHFSDDQQVVAHNSQLGAVGQETTTSVVSIETLKMADRVSDDQGSSVGIDQKLAPESHESCHYVLDRDDMPLLADNLSLFANKVSVKSMESVPDMSPLLSFPDLTNCSVSEEPIDKSSVSSEIVIEKALRVDENSRTAYDNISSSVKTSSDAFEFDRSSDHKVGGNPVVNINTVALSSQNTVKSSKNVSSQGWKPNLGANQQIPAGSRVLSVRPSSFITPRNVPVPKKPLTWHRTGNSFSSVVGRGSQMNSLPPQSHLSKDTAKVGSYIRKGNSLVRNPSPVGSLPKGYHASSSSTYRLNSSGVNDLRRKCENRAEITGSPSCRGTPEVNAPSERPKTPTQSESFSCVTLMSTSSPVVDHPGNGDIATNSDPMEVTDNILALKPSELPSTSSAVLECQIGLGGDSGSQNTLDEGSSRKVIVYVKQRSNQLVAASDKTQTSSDGYYKRRKNQLIRASGNNQMKQRVATTKNIVPFQRGLAKTSKLSKFSLVWKLGDTQSSRKYGGTVEYEKLWPFLFPWKRASYRRNFLSSSPSDNSSIIRRKLLLSKKRETIYTRSIHGLSLRRSKVLSVSGSSLKWSKSIEQRSKKAAEEAALAVAAVDKRRRGQYGSNADSMNGNNVSRERIFRIGCERYKMDSSGKTLHRISDEEPSVSVPEAKKSYVPKRLLIGNDEYVRVGNGNKLVRNPKRRVRILASEKVRWSLHTARIRLARKKQYCQFFTRFGKCNKDSGKCPYIHDPSKIAVCSKFLNGSCSDTNCKLTHEVIPERMQDCSYFLQGICSNENCPYRHVNVNPNASICEGFLRGYCADGNECQKKHTYVCPVFEATGNCPKGSNCKLHHPKNRRKGAKRKALSELKNGRGRYFGSPHIHISECITAGSEKPSVKGNNDIFLEGKFVDFISLDGSDEEEQTIDQRSEEKPLCESGPAEMQLDDLDELIKPVRLINRNRSVGSSPYIDSPSDMTTSYVSE; encoded by the exons ATGGATCTTCCTCCATATCACCACCAGCACCACCGTCACCATCACCACAGGTACGTTCAACCTCCTCCAAACTTTTCCCATAACCCTAATTTCTTCCACCACCTTCCTCCGCCGCCGCAGCCGCCACAGCAACGGCTTCCACCTCCACCACCACTACTATCCAATCTCCCTCCACCACCACCTCAGCGTCACATCTCTCACCCCCCTCTTCCTCCTTCCCCATCCCTTCCCTTGCACCACAAATCCCAGTTCTCCTTCCCTTCTCGTCATTCAGAAAACCCTCGATACGATTATCACCAAAATCGCTCTCCCCCTAGGGTTTCCTCTAATATAACCCTAAATCAACCTCCGTACCAGCTCCCTCACCCCCATCCCTCAAGTTTTCATTATAACGACCATTACCATAAGCCCCCTCCTCCTCCTCCACCGAGGTTTATTGTGACTGATTTTACCTCAAGTGGGTTGAGAGAGAATCGTGCTAGCTCTGTAAACGACAGTCAAGAGCCTCTTAGGATTAGGAGAGATGTGAATAGCaagtatgatgatgatgaaaggTACCGTCTTGAGAGGCGTAGAATGGAGATTGATATAAAACCATGGAGGGATTTTAGAAAGAGTCCGGGGAATTATGATGTGCGTGTTGATAGATATGAAGGTGAGAGATGGGAATATGGTGATAATGTTGATGAAGTTCTAGTTGGTTCTTCTTCTAGGCGAGTGTCTTCTTTGGATAATGGTAATGATTGCACTGATGTTAGGTTTAGCAATAGGTTAAGAGTGGACAAGGAGGAAATTCATAGGTCTCCACAGAAGAAGCAAGTGCAGAAGAAGAGTGCATTACTCAGGATTCAATGTGGAAAAGCTAACAACAGGAGTAGAAATCAGGACTATGACTTGAGTTCTGGTGCGGTAAGGGGAAAGCAGAAAGATGTGTTTGAGAGGTTGGAGAAAAGGGTTGAGGAAAGAGAGGGAAGCCAGATGGAGCTTGATGTTTCATTTAAATCTAATGCACTTGTGGCAAAGGCCATTATGACCCCGTCAAGCTCCGCCATTGACTCAGACAGAAGTGAAGCACCTCGATGTAAGAAGATTAGAAAAGTGAATTTCTCTGGTTCTCCAACGAAGAGAATAGGAGACGATTCGGGAAAGGGTTATGGTTCAGCAAATGATTCTGGTTTCCGACCGAGTTCTAACCAAGAGTTCAATTGTTTGGCAGATAAAATTACGGTTTCTGCAGTTGGAAGTTCATCTAATTGCACTTTGGATTCTTACAAAGATTCAAGACACTTGGCAGATAAAAGTACAGATTCTATTGATGGACGCACATCTAATGGTACCTTGAATAACAACAAGGAGTCTCAACTTTTGCCTGATGAAGCTACAGTTTCTGTTGCTAGTAGGGCATCTAACAGCACTTCATTGCTGAGTTCCACTGTGACAAATGATTTAACTGGAACCAAAGAAAGCAAGGAATCTGCAGAGAACAAGGTTTTGAATCAGGGTAGTAATCATGTTGAGAAGTTCAGACTACCTTTCTTCATAATTAGAAAGAAGAAAGTGCCTAAGAAGAAAGTCATAAACCCTATCAATGTGAAATTGCCTTCAGATGAAGTAGTTAGCAAACTAGAAAAACCTTTTAAACTGTCTGCTGTTAGTAAAGACGAGTCCTTAGAGCAGTCAAATTCTGATGGGAAGAAAGCTAGTCCAGCTAAAGTCTTGGTTTCTTCAAGCATGGACTCTGAAATTTATGGCGTTGCTGATTATACCAGCAGATCAGTTCAGAGTGTCCCTTCCACGATGAATTTTGAGACATGTATGATTGAAGTACAAAACGAACCTACTAGTTCTGATTTGGATAATACTGGTCATGTTGGAGGACATTCTGAGGATGAGCTCCGAGTGTCTGAAGATGGTCCTATTAAAGAATCTTCTGAGTCCATGGCTTGTGAAGAAAGAAACGGCGATGCTGTCTTGTCAAGCCTAGATGGGAGAGAAATTCACAAAGATGAAGTATCTTCGTCAACTGAAGATACATATATCTCTGCTGATTCTGGGTTGGGGTTTTCTGATGGGAAGAAGAATGCAGTTGCTGTTATAGGATCCTTTGGAGCAGGTTGTGTGGAGCCATCCAGTGACTCCAACGTTGTACCTCTGCTGAATAATATTGAGAACGGACTCCGAGAAAGTTTCTTTAATGCAAATGACAGCTGTTCTAATTCTGATGAGACTGGGAGAACTGCGGTTGACAATGACTTGCAAACTGCAGATTGTTTAAGTAATAGTGATCCAAGGGCCGGTACTTTTGGCGGTAGTTTTGAATCATGTGTTGATGGACTCACATTGTCACCTGAGATGAGACATACTAAAGGATCTATCAATGCAGGGGTTTCTGTTGGAGATGATGTTAGGATTATTGTGGATGATGACTGTTTACCTAAGGTCACCAGGAAGAGGAAGATTATGGATGACGAGTCTGTTATGCCCACTACGAAGATGAGTAAGACAGAGGAAAATGTGGTTAGTTCTTTGCTAGGCCAAGGTAATAATTTCAGTTGTTTTAGAGAAGATCGTGCCTCTGAAGAAGAGGATGGTACAGTTTCTGGTTATGGGACCGACTCACTAAAGGGGGATCACTCATATGGGGGGCCTTCAGAAGTGGAGCTGTCTCTTCAGGATTGTTTTAAAGATGATTCCGAATCGTGTTCTACCAAGAGGGCCAAGAAAAGTGAAGTTTCTTCGCCAGCTAAGGTTAAATCTGCACCCTGTGTTACCACCTATGAGGAACCTTCTAGCAGGCCAATTACAATGCCTATGATCAATGATGTTTCCGTGACGGAGTTAGAATCTCCAAATACATTGACTAATGTAGATGATAGTCCACTAGCTCGTCCATCAGTCAATGTGCTTGAGAGCAGCAGTATTGCCAAGGGTGTATGTCAGGCTGAGCCATTTGAACACTTTTCAGATGACCAGCAAGTCGTTGCTCACAATTCTCAACTGGGAGCAGTGGGACAAGAAACTACAACTTCAGTTGTATCCATTGAGACGCTAAAAATGGCTGATAGAGTAAGCGATGACCAAGGTTCCTCTGTTGGAATAGACCAAAAATTGGCCCCAGAAAGTCATGAAAGCTGTCATTATGTGCTTGATAGGGATGACATGCCTTTATTGGCAGATAATCTCTCTTTATTTGCGAACAAAGTAAGCGTCAAAAGTATGGAATCGGTGCCAGATATGTCACCGCTGCTGTCATTTCCTGACTTAACTAATTGCTCAGTCTCTGAGGAACCTATTGATAAGTCATCAGTATCCAGTGAAATTGTTATTGAAAAAGCCCTAAGAGTTGATGAAAATTCTAGAACAGCTTATGACAATATTTCTTCTTCAGTGAAGACATCGTCAGATGCTTTTGAGTTTGATAGAAGTTCAGATCATAAAGTTGGTGGCAATCCTGTGGTTAACATCAATACTGTGGCATTATCATCACAGAACACAGTAAAGTCCTCCAAGAATGTGAGTTCACAAGGTTGGAAACCAAATCTAGGTGCAAACCAGCAAATTCCTGCTGGCTCTAGGGTTTTATCTGTTCGCCCATCAAGTTTTATCACTCCAAGGAATGTGCCTGTTCCGAAGAAGCCACTGACATGGCATAGAACTGGTAATAGCTTTTCGTCTGTTGTTGGACGAGGTTCCCAAATGAACTCCCTACCTCCACAAAGCCATTTATCTAAGGACACTGCAAAAGTCGGCTCTTACATTCGCAAGGGTAACAGTCTTGTCAGAAATCCTTCTCCTGTTGGTTCCCTTCCCAAAGGATACCATGCTTCAAGTTCTTCAACTTACCGGTTGAACTCTTCTGGTGTGAATGACCTTAGGAGAAAATGTGAGAACAGGGCTGAGATAACTGGTTCACCTAGCTGCAGGGGAACTCCAGAAGTAAATGCTCCTTCAGAGAGACCCAAAACCCCGACACAGAGCGAATCATTTAGTTGCGTTACATTGATGTCTACGTCTTCACCAGTGGTAGATCATCCTGGAAATGGTGATATTGCTACAAACTCAGATCCTATGGAAGTAACTGACAATATCTTGGCGCTGAAGCCTTCTGAGCTTCCTTCAACATCTTCTGCAGTTCTTGAATGTCAAATTGGTCTGGGAGGTGATTCTGGAAGCCAGAATACATTAGATGAAGGCAGTTCCAGAAAGGTGATAGTTTATGTGAAGCAAAGATCGAATCAGTTAGTTGCAGCTTCAGATAAGACCCAGACATCATCCGATGGCTACTATAAGAGGAGAAAGAATCAACTGATTCGTGCATCTGGCAATAATCAGATGAAGCAAAGAGTTGCCACGACAAAAAATATAGTTCCTTTCCAAAGAG GTTTAGCCAAGACCTCTAAATTGTCAAAGTTCTCATTGGTCTGGAAATTAGGTGACACTCAATCATCAAGGAAATATGGCGGCACTGTAGAGTATGAGAAACTTTGGCCTTTCTTATTTCCATGGAAAAGAGCTAGCTATCGGAGGAATTTCCTCAGTTCCTCTCCAAGTGACAATTCCTCTATTATCAG aCGGAAGTTACTGCTCTCAAAAAAGCGGGAGACAATCTACACAAGGTCAATTCATGGACTCTCTTTACGAAGATCTAAGGTGTTAAGTGTCTCTGGCTCTAGTCTAAAGTGGTCAAAATCTATTGAGCAAAGGTCAAAGAAGGCTGCTGAG GAAGCTGCACTGGCAGTTGCTGCTGTTGACAAAAGGAGAAGGGGACAATATGGTTCTAATGCTGACTCAATGAATGGAAATAATGTTTCTC GAGAAAGGATATTCCGCATTGGTTGTGAGCGGTATAAGATGGACTCTTCTGGGAAGACACTACACAGAATTTCAG ATGAGGAACCATCGGTGTCAGTTCCAGAGGCAAAAAAATCTTACGTCCCGAAAAGATTATTGATTGGGAACGATGA GTATGTACGGGTTGGCAATGGTAATAAGCTGGTTAGAAATCCAAAGAGACGAGTCCGCATCTTAGCAAGTGAGAAAGTACGCTGGAGTTTGCACACTGCTAGAATTCGGTTGGCAAGAAAGAAACAGTATTGCCAGTTTTTTACAAGGTTTGGCAAGTGTAACAAGGATAGTGGAAAATGTCCTTACATTCATGACCCATCTAAAATCGCCGTCTGCTCTAAATTTCTGAATGGTTCTTGCTCTGATACTAACTGTAAATTGACTCACGAG GTTATTCCCGAAAGAATGCAAGACTGCTCCTATTTTCTGCAAG GAATATGCTCAAATGAGAATTGTCCATATAGACATGTAAATGTGAATCCAAATGCTTCCATCTGTGAAGGTTTTCTCAGGGGTTATTGTGCTGATGGCAATGag TGTCAGAAGAAACACACCTATGTCTGCCCCGTTTTTGAAGCAACTGGCAACTGTCCCAAAGGTTCAAACTGCAAGCTTCACCATCCGAAGAACAGAAGGAAGGGAGCGAAAAGGAAAGCTTTGAGCGAGTTAAAGAATGGTCGAGGTCGTTACTTTGGCTCTCCGCACATTCATATTTCTGAGTGCATAACAGCTGGATCAGAGAAGCCTTCTGTCAAGGGGAATAATGACATATTCCTTGAAGGGAAGTTTGTCGATTTTATTAGCCTAGATGGTAGTGACGAAGAGGAACAGACTATTGATCAGAGAAGCGAGGAAAAGCCACTTTGCGAGAGTGGTCCAGCAGAGATGCAACTGGATGATCTCGATGAGCTTATTAAGCCCGTGCGTCTGATAAATAGGAATAGGTCTGTAGGTTCATCTCCCTATATAGATAGCCCAAGTGATATGACCACAAGCTATGTATCAGAGTAG